The genomic segment GGAACTAATTTAGATGTTTTCAGATCTTTGAGAGACTTAACTTTCCCATCCAATAAATTTAAACCTTTGGTATTTTTAAACTCATTACTTGAACTAAATAACATTTGAAATCCCAAACAAATAGCTAGTATTGGTTTACCTTTTTTAAAAAAATTTTTAATTGTTTTTTCTAAACCTGAGCTTTTCAATTTTTCCATACCAGCTGGAAACGACCCAACACCAGGTAAAATTAAAGCTGAGGAATTCATAATTATATTTTTATCATTAGTAACCTTAGTTTGAAAACCAAGATAATTTAAGGCGCCTATTATGCTTTTAAGGTTATTTATACCTGTGTTTATAATAGAAATATATTTCATAACCTAACGCTAATTCCTTTTTTTTTTAAATATTTTTTGATCGAAGAAATACTAGTTTTTTTAAAATTTGTATTATCTCTATAATTTTTAAGAAATTGAGTGTTACCTTCGCCTTTTGACTCAAATTTAAAATTTTTATCTCTTATTAAAGAATAGTGTAATAATGATGAGATCGCTACTCCTGAAACTTTTTCATATTTTAATACATCGTAAATTTGTTTTTCATTACCTGCTCCACCATGAATTATAAATGGGACTTTTATTTCATCATAAATTAATTCTAATATTTCTTGATCAAATCCATTTCCTATCCCATCGCATGAAACTGAAGTTAAGATTATTTCTCCAACTCCTAGTTGTTGAGCTTCGATAATCCATGGTAATAACTTTTTATTAGATACCTCTCTTCCATAATTGCTTAAACATATGTATTCATCATTAGAATCTTTTATAACTTCTATAGAAAGACAAATATTAGCTGATCCAAATTTTTTACTTGCATCAACTAAAAACTTTGGTTTTTTTATTGCTGCAGAATTTATAAAAACTTTATCAGCACCTGCACTTAAAACTTTTTCAATATCTTTTAGGGATTTAATTCCACCTCCAACTGAGATAGGAATAAATATATCATATGATGTTTTCTCTATTAAATCTAAAAAACTTTTTCTTTCATAAAGACTTGCGACACAATCATGATATATAATCTCA from the Candidatus Pelagibacter sp. HIMB1321 genome contains:
- the hisF gene encoding imidazole glycerol phosphate synthase subunit HisF — encoded protein: MKRIISKLDIKGPNLVKGINLEGLRVLGEPSYFAKKYYENLSDEIIYHDCVASLYERKSFLDLIEKTSYDIFIPISVGGGIKSLKDIEKVLSAGADKVFINSAAIKKPKFLVDASKKFGSANICLSIEVIKDSNDEYICLSNYGREVSNKKLLPWIIEAQQLGVGEIILTSVSCDGIGNGFDQEILELIYDEIKVPFIIHGGAGNEKQIYDVLKYEKVSGVAISSLLHYSLIRDKNFKFESKGEGNTQFLKNYRDNTNFKKTSISSIKKYLKKKGISVRL
- the hisH gene encoding imidazole glycerol phosphate synthase subunit HisH; this translates as MKYISIINTGINNLKSIIGALNYLGFQTKVTNDKNIIMNSSALILPGVGSFPAGMEKLKSSGLEKTIKNFFKKGKPILAICLGFQMLFSSSNEFKNTKGLNLLDGKVKSLKDLKTSKLVPNLGWNNLNFKKNKNNNLFKDIDVRPSIYFIHSYYVEVKDKKYITSTIDFGGKKVATSIQYKNLFGVQFHPEKSGLNGLKIIQNFLNKIS